CCGTACTGGAGGGGCAAGACTTGCAGATCGTCGGTGTGGTGTCCCGCATGCCGCAGGTGGGCGAACTCGGCTTGCGCTTCTTCTTTGACGTGGAGCACGCCACGCAGGACGGCCAGCCCGTGGCGCTGCCCGGGCGACTGCTGATCAGCTGGTACCGCGCGGACGAGGGCTTTCGCGGCGGCGCCGACGAAGCCGCGCCGCGCACGCCCGCGTCGCCGCTGCCCGATCTGCATGCGGGCGACCGTTGGCAGATCACGGTGCGGCTGAAGGCTGCGCACGGCAACTTCAACCCGCATGGGTTTGACTACGAACTGTGGCTGTGGGAGCAGGGCGTGCGCGCCACCGGCTACGTACGCGCGGGCCCGCACGACTCAGCGCCCGTGCGGCTGGCCGCCCGCCAGGGCCACGCCGTCGAACGCCTGCGCCAAACCGTGCGCGACCGCATCCTGGCCACCGCCGCGCCCTCGGCCGACCCCGCTGCCCAGCGGCGCACCGCCGTGGTGGCCGCGCTGCTCACGGGCGACCAGGCGGCCATCGAGCGGGCCGATTGGGATTTGTTTCGCACCACCGGCGTGGCGCATTTGATGAGCATTTCCGGCCTGCACATCACCATGTTCGCCTGGCTGGCCACGGCCGTGGTGGGCTGGCTGTGGCGGCGCAGCGCGCGCTGGGGCTGGCCGCCGCGCCTCAACCCCAGCCTGCGCTGGCCCGCGCCGCACGCGGCGCTGGTGGGTGGCGTGGCGCTGGCCACGGCTTACGCGCTGTTCAGCGGCTGGGGCGTTCCTGCGCAGCGCACGGTGCTGATGCTGGCCACGCTGGCGGCGCTGCGCCTGGTGGGCGTGCGCTGGCCGTGGTGGCTGACGTGGCTGCTGGCCTGCGCGCTGGTGCTGGCGTTCGACCCGTGGGCCTGGCTGCAGGCAGGCTTCTGGCTCAGCTTTGTCGCCGTCGGGGTGCTTTTTGCTACCGATTCAGGAGCTGCCAGCGTAGTTGCAACGGGCGCTGGAGGCAGGTTGAAGGCTTTACTGCGCGAACAATGGGTGGTGACCCTGGCGCTGACCCCGCTCACGCTGCTGCTGTTCGGGCAGGCCTCGGCCGTCGGGCTGCTGGCCAACCTGCTGGCGATCCCGTGGGTGACGGCGGTGGTCACGCCGCTGGCGGTGCTGGGCGCGCTGTGGGCACCGCTGTGGCAGGCGGCCGCCTGGGCCCTGTGGCCCCTGATCGCCTTTCTGCAATGGCTGGCAGCCTGGCCCGGCGCCAGCGTGGCGGTGGCGCAGGCGCCGTTGGTGGTGGCCGTGGCGGCGGTGCTGGGCGGGGCGCTGCTGGCCATGCCCTGGCCCTTGTCGTGGCGGCTGGCCGGTGTGCCGCTGCTGGCGCCCCTGCTGCTGTGGCAGCCCGCGCGCCCGGTGCCGGGGCAGTTCGAGCTGCTGGCCGCCGACGTGGGGCAGGGCAACGCCGTGCTGGTGCGCACCGCCACGCACACGCTGGTTTACGACAGCGGGCCGCACTATTCGCTGGACAGCGACGCGGGCGACCGCGTGCTGGTGCCCCTGCTGCGCGCGCTGGGCGAGCGGGTGGACACGGTGGTGCTCAGCCACCGCGACAGCGACCACACGGGCGGCGCCCCGGCGCTGCTGGCCAGCCAGCCGGGTGCGGCGCTCCTGTCGTCGATCGAGGCATCGCACCCCTTGCAAACGCAGCGGCCCGCGCTGCGCTGCCTGGCGGGGCAGTTCTGGGAATGGGACGGCGTGCGCTTCGAGGTGCTGCACCCCACGCCCGCGGTGTACCAGGGCACGGGGGTGAAGCCGAATGCGCTGAGCTGCGTGCTGCACATCCGCGCCGCGACCCAGGCCGACGGCCGCAACAGCAGCGCGCTGCTGGCGGGCGACATCGAGGCGGCGCAAGAGCAGGCTTTGGTGCACGACCATGGTGCGGCGCTGCGCGCAGACCTTCTTTTGGTGCCCCACCACGGCAGCCGCACGTCGTCGTCGCCGGTGTTTCTGGATGCCGTGGCGCCGCGCGTGGCCTGGGTGCAGGCCGGCTATCGCAACCGATTTGGCCACCCCGTCCCAGCGGTGATGTCGCGCTACACCGAACGCGCCACGGCGGTGAGCGATTCGCCTCATTGTGGTGCGATGCACTGGAACAGTGCGAAGCCGGGCGCGACAGTGTGCGAACGTACGCTGCGCCGCCGTTACTGGCAGCACATGCCGCCATGACGTGGCCTCCATGATGCGGCTCGGCGCGCGTCAGCAAGAGTTGGCGCCCTTCTTGCTATCCTGTCTGTCACACGCCTACAACAGCGAACTGGCATTAGCAGCAGGAGATCAGGGATGCACCCATTCGATGAAATGTATGAAGCGCTGGCTACACACACGGCGCTGCCCGAGGCCTACGCTTCTTCCGCGGTGCGATCGCACTACCGCACCTACGCCACCTGGCTGGCCGGGCAGAGCGACGAGCAGATGCGCGCCCGCCGAGAAGAGGCAGAGGTCATCTTTCGCCGCGTGGGCATCACCTTCGCCGTGTACGGCGCCAAGGACGAGGACGGCTCTGGCACCGAACGGCTTATCCCCTTCGACCTGATCCCGCGCATCGTCCCTGCTGCGGAATGGGACCATCTGGAGCGGGGCCTGGCCCAGCGCGTGACGGCGCTCAACCGCTTCATCCACGACGTCTACCACGACCAGGACATCCTGCGTGCCGGCATCATCCCGGCCGAGCAGGTGCTGAACAACGCCCAATACCGCAAGGTGATGCAGGGCGTGGACGTGCCCAACAACATCTATTCGCACATTTCGGGCGTGGACGTGGTGCGCGCCGGCCAGGCCGACGGCACGGGCGACTACTTCGTGCTGGAAGACAACCTGCGCGTGCCCAGCGGCGTCAGCTACATGCTGGAAGACCGCAAGATGATGATGCGGCTGTTCCCAGCCCTGTTTGCCCGCCACCAGGTGGCGCCGGTGGCGCATTACCCCGACTTGCTGCTGGAAACCCTGCGCGACAGCGGGCCCGGTGGCTCGGCCAACCCCACGGTGGTGGTGCTGACCCCCGGCATGTACAACAGCGCCTACTTTGAACACGCCTTCCTGGCCCAGCAAATGGGCGTGGAGCTGGTCGAAGGGCAAGACCTTTTCGTGCGCGACGACTTCGTCTACATGCGCACCACCCGCGGGCCGCAGCGCGTGGACGTCATCTACCGCCGCGTGGACGACGACTTCCTGGACCCGGAAGTGTTCCGCAGCGATTCGTCCCTCGGCTGCGCGGGCCTGATGCGCGCCTACCGCGCCGGCAACGTGACCATCTGCAACGGCGTGGGCACCGGCGTGGCGGACGACAAATCCATCTACCCGTACGTGCCCAAGATGATCGAGTTCTACCTGGGCGAAAAGCCCATCCTGAACAACGTGCCCACCTACATGTGCCGTGATCCGAAGGACTTGCAGTACGTGCTGGCGCACCTCAAAGAGCTGGTCGTCAAGGAAGTGCATGGCGCCGGCGGCTACGGCATGCTGGTCGGCCCGGCCGCCAGCGCCGCCGAGGTCGAGGCCTTCCGCGCCGCGCTGCTGGCCAACCCCAGCGGCTACATCGCGCAGCCCACGCTCAGCCTGTCGAGCTGCCCCACCTACGTGGATGCGGGCATCGCCCCGCGCCACATCGATCTGCGTCCGTTCGTGCTGTCCGGCAAGGAAGTGCAGATGGTGCCCGGCGGGCTGACGCGCGTGGCGCTGCAGCAGGGCTCGCTGGTGGTCAACTCATCGCAAGGTGGTGGCACCAAGGACACCTGGGTTCTGGAAGCTTGAGGGAGACAACGAGATGCTGAGCCGAACCGCCGATCACCTGTTCTGGATGTCGCGCTACACCGAAAGGGCAGAGAACACCGCACGTTTGCTCAACGTGCACTACGAAACCTCGCTGCTGCCGCAGTCGGCCGCCGTGTCCGAATACGGCTGGGTGGGCATCCTGTCACTCAGCGAACTGCTGCCGACCTACACCGCGCGCTATGGCGAAGTCACCGCCCAGGGCGTCATGAACTTCATGGTGCTGGACGAAGACAACCCAGCCTCCATCATGACCTGCCTGAAAGCGGCGCGTGAGAACGCCCGCGCCGTGCGTGGCACCCTGACCACCGAGGTGTGGGAAACGCTGAACCAGACCTGGCTGGAAATCGTGCGCATGCGCCGCGCGGGCGAGTTCGAGCGCGATGCCGGCGAGTTCTTTGAGTGGGTCAAGTTCCGTTCGCACCTGTCGCGCGGGGTGACGCTGGGCACCATGCTGCAGGACGAATCGTTCCACTTCCTGCGCCTGGGCACCTTCCTGGAGCGGGCCGACAACACCGCGCGCCTGCTGGACGTGAAGTTCCACGCCGTCGAAAGCGACTTCTTCGGCACCGCCAGCGAGCGCGACCTGGAATACGACTTCTACCACTGGGCCGCCATCCTGCGCAGCGTGAGCGCTTTCGAGGTCTACCGCAAGGTGTACCGCGACGTGGTCGAGCCCGAGCGCGTGGCCGAGCTGCTGATCCTGCGGCACGACATGCCGCGCTCGCTGCACCACTGCATCTCGGAAGTGGTGGGCAACCTGCGGCTGGTGGGCGCCGACCCGCAAGGCCCCACCATGCGCCACGCAGGCCGCCTGCGGGCCGACCTGCGCTTTGGCGACATCGACGAAATCCTGGCCACCGGGCTGCACGCTTTCCTGACGCAGTTTTTGGATCGGGTCAACCAGCTGGGCGCGCACGTCAGTAAGGATTTTCTGGTGCCTGAAACGTAAGTATTCCTGGGCCGGCGCCCGTTCCGCCGGTGTGGCGCTTCGGGACGGAGGTTGCCAGGTACCCAGGGCTATTGGGGCCATACGGCCGGCGTGCGGATGGTCAGCCAAATCGTGCATTGCGATCCTGCCGCGCATCCGCGGCAGCGCGGCGCCGTAGCTTGGACGCGCTATTGACGCGTGCCGTGGGTGACCAGATACTCGTTTGCGTTGAATCAACCGGGGGGCGCCGTGCCGCAGCAGTTCAATCAGTTCGAGTGGGTGATCGTTGAGCAAGCTCAAACGGGTACTTATTGGGCAGGTTTGCACTCAACGTTCGTGGTGCGTACCGCGCCTGTCGCGACATGGGCGCACACCCAGTTGTCGACCTTTCGGGTGTACGACAAAGAGCCGACCTTTGTCGATATCTCCTTTCGCAGCTACACCTATCTGGATGAGCATGGTGTGCAGCGCACGCAAAATCTGGAGAGGCCCCAGAACTACTGGAACCTGACCAACCTGATCAGCAATGACCGCATGGTCGAGTTCACGGTGCAGCACCGGGCGCGTGGTGTGGGCGCACGCGGGCTGGTGGTATCGGAATGGTGGTCGGAACCGGAGTCGAACCTACGGCCGTTCAACTTCAGGCGCGATCCCAAGTCCATCAAGCGGACCGATCCCCCCGCGCAAACCCATCTGGTGGCGCTGATCGATCCGCAGTCCGGCTTGGTGGTGGCGCGGCACTCGGAGGTGGTGTTGGACGGTGGGCGCGAGTCGACGGTAGACGAGGCGGTGGAGCTGGCGCGCCGGCACCTGCGCGACTCCGTTCGCCTGCAGCTGGAAGACCTTCCGGACGAAAAATCAAAGGCCGCGTTGCAGCGCTGTGAGGCGGAGCGGCTGGACGTTCTGGTCTCCCAGTCGGCCGAAGATATCGCTCAGCCCTGGTGGGAGAAGCGCCGCGCCACGTCCGCTGGATAGCGCGGCGCGCGTGTTCAGCCCTATTTGCCCAGCGCCCGCGCTACCTCGTCGCCCAGGTCGATCACCGACATGGCGTAGTAGCTGCTCCAGTTGTAGCGGGTGATGACGTAGAAGTTGTCGGTGCCGGCGATGTACTGCGGCTCGTTGCCGGGCACGCTGGGGTCGCCGTTCTGCAGCTCGACCAAGGCCAGCTTGCCGAAGTGGCTGGCGCCGCCGTTCAGGGGCATGGCGCCCTTGGCGATGAAGCTTTCCGGGCTGAACGAAGGCAGGATGTCGGGGGCGAGCAGGGTGTCCATCTGCGCGTCGGGTGACAGGCGCACCGGGTAGTACGTCGGCATGCCGGGTTGCCAGCCGAAAGCGCGGAAATAGTTGGCGACCGAGCCGATCACGTCGGCCTCGCTGTTCCACAGGTCAATGCGGCCATCGCCGTCGAAGTCGATCGCGTACTTGACCCAGCTGGAAGGCATGAACTGCGGCAGGCCCATGGCGCCCGCGTAGCTGCCCAGCGGGCTCATCGGGTCCATGCCGGTGCGCTGGCACAGGGTGAGGAACTGCTCCAGCTCGTCCTGAAAGAAAGCCTGCCGCGCTTGCGCACGCGGGTGCTGCGGCGGGAAGTCAAACGTCAGCGTGGCCAGCGCGTCGATCACGCGGAAGTTACCCACGTTGCGGCCGTAAATCGTTTCCACCCCGACGATGCCGACAATGATCTCGGGCGGCACGCCAAACTGCGACTGCGCGCGCGCCAGCGTGGCCTGGTTGCGCTGCCAGAAATCCACACCCGCGCGGATGCGCACTGGGTCGATGAAGCGGCTGCGGTACACGCGCCAGTTCTTGGCGCCGCCACGCGCGGGCGGCAGCATCAGTCGCGGCACGTTGCGCAAAAAGACAGCCTGGCCGATGGCGTTGCGCACCCACAGCGGGTCCAGCCCGCGGCGGGCGGCCAGGTCGTCGGCAAAGCGCATGGCATCGTCGCGCAGCGCGTAAAGCTGGTCGTCTGCCACGCGGGCGCCGCCCCCTGCGCGTTTAGAACGATTTTGGGCGCTGGCGCTTCGTGGACCAGCGCCGGCAGCTATCAAAAAAAGAGTGGATAGGGCCAGGCCGGAGAGGCCGCGCCGGGACAGACTGCGCATGGTGTGGAGCGGATAAATCAGGTGGGCGCCGGCCGTTCGGGGCGCGGCCAGGCCATTTGCTGGAATTCGCGGGCAAGTGTAGCGAGGCTGGCCGCCGCGCCGCCGTTGCCGGCGGGCGCATAGCGCTGGCGTTCCAGCGCCTGCAGCCAGGCGGCCAAGTCAGCGCGCAACTCGGGTGGCAAATCGCTTTCGGCCACGGCGCGCATCAGCTCGCGCGGCGGCGCCTGGGGCGCGGTCGCGATGCCGGCCTGCGCCAGCCGCTGGCGCGCCGTGTGCAGCAAACGCAGCCACGGGTCTTGCTGGCTGCGCTCCCAGCGCGCCCACACCATGCCGCCTACGGCCCCAACGACCAGCAGCCCGGCCAGGATCTTGACCAGGTCTTCCCAGCTGGGGCTGGAGAAGCCCAGCTTCTGCATCAGGTCGAATTGGCTGCTTTGGGTGTAGTTCAGCACCCACTGGTTCCAGCTGTTGTTCACGGCTTCCCAAGTGGCGCGCAGCTGCGCCAGCAAGGTCGGGCTGAGCGTGCCCAGCGCACCGGCCACCACGCCGTCGGGCGCGCGCAGGCGCTGGAACTGGCCCACGCGCCCAGGCGACACAGCGCCGGTTGGGTCCACGCGTACCCAGCCGCGCTCGGCCGTCCAGACCTCTGCCCAGGCGTGCGCGTCGGCGTTGCGCACCGTCCAGTAGCCGTCCACGCCATTCAGCTCGCCGCCCTGAAAGCCCGTGACGATGCGGGCGGGCACGCCGGCGCCGCGCATCAGCACCACGAAGGCGGAGGCGATGTGTTCGCAAAAACCCTCTTTGGTGTCGAACCAGAACTGATCGGCCGTGTTTTGTCCGTAAACGCCCGGCTCCAGCGTGTAGGTGTAGCCGCCGGTGCGCAGGCGCTCCAAGGCGGCGCGCACGTAGGCCATAGCGTCGGCGTCGCCCAGTTGGGTGCGCAGTTGGTCCGCCAAGGCTTGCGTGCGCGGGTTCAGCCCCGGCGGCAGGCGCAGGTATTCGCGCAGATTGGGGCGCGCGCGGCCATCCCAGCCCTTCAGGCCATAGCGGAAGTCCGCGTAGCTTTCGGCGCTGTAGCGCAGCAGGTCGGTGATGGGGCGATAGGTCAGCCACTGCATGTCGGCCGTCATGCGGGCGCGGCGGCCCTCGGGCAATTCGGGCGACTTGGGTGCCACGTCCAGCGTCAGCAGCCACGGCTGTTGGCTGGGCTCGATCGTCATCTGGTAACGGATGGGCGCGCCGCGGACTTGCAGGTCGGCCGGGCCGGGGGCGAATGTGGTGGCCCCCAGGCTTTCGCCACCGGCGTTGGCCGTCCAGTTGCGCCCGTCAAACTGACTGAGCACCGGGCCCCTGAAGTACAGCTGGCTCTGCGGAGGCGGGGCGCCTTCAAACTTCACGCGCAGCGCAACGCGCTCGTCCAGCGCCAGCTGGGCCATGCTGCCCACTTCCATGCGCGACGACAGGCCGCTTTTGCCCGTCAAGGCGTCGCTGGGCAGGCCCCACAGCGGCGCGAAGCGGGGGAAGAAGACGAACAGCGCCAGCATCACCGGCGCGCCGGCCAGCGCCATCTTGCCCGCCATGGCGGCCGATTCGCGCAGGCTGGGCTGGCCCACCGGGCGGTGCGCGTTGACCAGCGCCGTCAGCAGGCCGAGCAGGGCGATCACCATCGCCGCTGCGGTGAGCAGCGACTGTGAATAGAAGAAGTTGGTGAGCATCGCGAAGAAGCCCAGGAAGAAGACCACCAGCGCGTCGCGCCGCGCCCGCAACTCCAGCGTCTTGAGGGCCATCAGCACCACCACCAGCGTCACCCCGGCGTCGCGCCCCAGCAGCGTGCGGTGCGACGCCCAGGTGGCGGCCATGGTGATCAGCAGCAGGCCAGCCAGCCACCAGCGCGAGGGCAGGGGCTTGTTGTTCAGCGCCAGCCAGCCGCGCCACAGCAGCACGCCCGCGGCCAGCGCGACGCACCACATGGGCAGGTTGCCCACCTGCGGCAAGATGACCCAGCCGATGACGACCAGCAGGAAAAGCGTGTCGCGCGTGTCGCGCGGCAGGTGTTGCAGGCGCGCGCGCCAGGACGGGCGCGGCGCCGCAGCGGCGTTGGCGGGGGCGTTCAGCATGTGGCCAGCACCTCCAGGCAGCGCAGGCGGTGGGCGGGGCCGCTGGCGGGCTCGATCTCAACGCCCGGCAGGCGCAGGCCGAAGTCCAGGTCCAGCGCGTCGGCGGCCAGCACCCAGGCGGTGAGGCGCGACAGGCGCGCTTCCACGTCCAGCAAGCCGGCGCGGGCGAAATCCAGCCACAGCTCTTGCCGCTGCATGTGCTGCGTGTCGCGTGAGACCAGTTCGCCCGACTTGGCAAACTTCTTCCACACCACCAGCTTCATCGGGTCGCCGCGCTGGTAGGCGCGCACGCCGTCGAATTCGCCCGTGCTGCGCGCATTGCCCGCCACGCCGGCGCCCGCACGCGGCTCGCCGGGCGGCAGCAGGGGCGGGGTGGGCTCGGGCTTGGGGTATACGAGCACCTGCGCTGCAGGGCGCCACACCGTCCACACGCGAAAGGTGCCCAGCGGAAAGCGCGTTTCCGCGCGCAGCGTGGGCACCGGGTGCAGTCCGCGCCGCGCGGGCTGAAAACTGACTTGCACCGTGCTTTGCCCGCCCGCTGGCACGTCGGCCCAGGACCAGGCGTCGTGGTCGAGCAGCGCCACGCCGATGGCGTAGCGGGGCGTCTTGCGGGCGTTGATCAGCTTCACATCCACCGTGGCCAGCCCGCCGGCAAACAGCGGCTGCGGCGGCTGCAGCTGCAAGGTCAGCCCGCGCAGCGTGTTGTGGCTGACCACCATGCCCGCCGCCGCGCACCCGGCCAGCAGAAAGGTGAGCAGGTAACCCAGGTTCAGCTGGTAGTTGATCGACGCAATCAGCAGCACCAGCAGCGTGGCGGCCAGCATCCAGCCGGCCCGCGTGGGCATGATGTAGACGTTGCGCTGCGTCAGCGCCTGCGTGTCGCGCAGCGGCAGTCGGTTGTGCCACCAGGCGCGCACCCGTTGGCGCGCACGGGCGCGCAGGGCCCACCAAGGCAAGTCGGTTGCTACTGAAGAGATAGCTGCTGGCGCTGGACTGGCTTGCGCTGAGGGCATGAATGGCGTTGTTTTTGGAAAGGCGGCGCGCCGCGGCGGCAAGGGTTAGACGCCCTGGGCGCCACAAGTTCGGCGTGGCGGCGTGGCCGCGCCTGCCTGGCTTGAAATTACTATCAATTGCATAGCTGCCAGCGCTGGTGGCGCAAGCGCTGGCGCCGGTTTCTTGGGGTGAGCAAGCCGCCCATCAGGGCAGGGGCACGGCGTCGATCATGGCGCGCACCTGTTCCACCGCGCCCCGGCCAGCGTCGCTGACGGGCACCATGCGGTGCGCCACGCACTGCGGCAAGATGGCCTGCACGTCGTCCGGCGCCACGTAGTCGCGCCCCGCGATCAGGGCCTGCGCGCGCGCGGCGCGCATCAGCGCGATACCGGCGCGCGGCGACAGGCCTTGCAAAAACCAACGGCCCGAGCGCGTGGCAGAGATCAAATCCTGCACATAGTCCAAGAGCGGCGGCGCCACGTGCACCTGGCCCACGGCATGCTGCAGCGCGGTGAGGTCCTGCACCGACAGCATGGCGGGCAGGGTTTCCAGCATGTCGCGGCGGCCGTGGCCGCTGAGCAGCTCGCGCTCGGCCGCGCGGTCGGGGTAGCCCAGGCTGATGCGCATCAGAAAGCGGTCCAGCTGCGATTCGGGCAGGGCGTAGGTGCCCAGCTGGTCATGCGGGTTTTGCGTGGCGATCACGAAGAACGGCCAGGGCAGTGGGCGCGTTTCGCCTTCCACGGTCACCTGCTTTTCTTCCATGGCCTCCAGCAGCGCGCTTTGCGTCTTGGGGCTGGCGCGGTTGATCTCGTCGGCCAGCAGCACTTGCGCAAACACCGGGCCGGGGTGAAAGACAAAGCGCTCTTGCCCGCGGTCGTACACCGACACGCCGGACAAGTCGCTGGGCATCAGGTCGGCGGTGAACTGCACCCGCGAAAACTGCAGCCCGAAGGTGCGCGCCAGCGCGTGCGCCAAGGTGGTTTTGCCCACGCCGGGCACGTCCTCGATCAACAAATGGCCGCCCGCCAAAAGGCAGGCCACGCCGTCTTGTACCTGGGCCGATTTGCCCACCATCACCGTGTTAAGCTGATCTAAAACGGCCTTGATTTTCTGTGTCACGTCCATGAAAGGAAGGTAACGGATATTCGATGCCGTATTGTGAAACAGGAGACAAGCGTGGGGAAAACCGGGTTTTTCACACATCCCGATTGCCGCAAGCACGAGATGGGCGCGGGGCACCCCGAATGCCCGGAGCGGCTGGACGCGATTGAAGACAGGCTGCTCATCACCGGCGTGGGCGATGCGCTGGAGCGGCGCGAAGCCACCCCCGCCGCCATGGGCGAGCTGCTGCTGGCCCACGGGCGCCGCCACGTGGCCGCGCTGCGCGGCTTGAGCGACATACTGGCCGAGGAAATCGCTGCGGGCGGGCCAGACCATTATTCGCTGGACACCGACACCTCCATGAACCGATTTACCTACCGGGCGGCGCTGCTGTCGGCAGGGGCGGCGATTGACGCGGTGGACGCGGTGATGGCCGGCGAGCTGGAAAATGCCTTCTGCAGCACCCGCCCGCCCGGCCACCACGCCACGCGCAATCAGGCGATGGGTTTCTGTTTTTTCAGCAACGTGGCCGTGGCCGCCAAATACGCGTGCGAGCGCTACGGGCTCAAGCGCGTGGCCATCGTCGACTTTGACGTGCACCACGGCAACGGCACCGAAGACATCGTCGCCGGGGACGAGCGCATCCTGATGGTCAGCTTTTTCCAGCACCCGTTCTACCCGGAAGGGGGCTCCACCCACACCGACGCCAACCTGGTCAACTGCCCGGTACCCGCCTACACCAAGGGCATGGACATCCGCGAACTGATCGAAACAATGTGGATTCCCCGCCTGGAGGCGCACCAGCCTGAGCTGATCCTGGTCAGCGCGGGCTTTGACGCGCATCGCGAGGACGACATGGGCCAGCTGGGCCTGAACGAGCAGGACTACGCCTGGATGACCCTGCGCGTGAAGGACATCGCCCGGCGCTTTGCCAAGGGCCGCATCGTCAGCTGCCTGGAGGGCGGCTACAACCTGAGCGCGCTGGCCCGCAGCGTGGAAGCGCACGTGCGGGTGCTGGCCGATGTCTGACCCAGTCGGGTTGGCAGTCAAATCGGCCTCTGGCGCCCGCGCCACAACCGCTGGCAGCTATTGAAAATATAGTGAATCGGCGCAATGAAGCCGGGCTGGCAGCCGCCAGCCCGGCGGCGTAAAGATACCGGCGCCGGCGGCGCAGAGAGATTTCGGCGACATTTCAGTTCAGCCGCATCCCCAGCGGCTTTCACCCAGCCCATCCGCATGAGCGAGCCTGCCCCCAACACCTATATCCCTGCCACCGCGCCAGTACGCCACGAGCGCGACGCGCGTGGCGTGCACCGCCTGACCCTCGATCAACCCCAAGCCTTCAACGTGCTGAGCGAGGCCGCGCTCACCCAGCTGCAGTGTCACCTGGACGCCATCGCGGCCGATGAAGGCGCCCGCGCCGTGGTCATCGCCGCCGAGG
This genomic interval from Ottowia oryzae contains the following:
- a CDS encoding histone deacetylase family protein, coding for MGKTGFFTHPDCRKHEMGAGHPECPERLDAIEDRLLITGVGDALERREATPAAMGELLLAHGRRHVAALRGLSDILAEEIAAGGPDHYSLDTDTSMNRFTYRAALLSAGAAIDAVDAVMAGELENAFCSTRPPGHHATRNQAMGFCFFSNVAVAAKYACERYGLKRVAIVDFDVHHGNGTEDIVAGDERILMVSFFQHPFYPEGGSTHTDANLVNCPVPAYTKGMDIRELIETMWIPRLEAHQPELILVSAGFDAHREDDMGQLGLNEQDYAWMTLRVKDIARRFAKGRIVSCLEGGYNLSALARSVEAHVRVLADV
- a CDS encoding AAA family ATPase, which produces MDVTQKIKAVLDQLNTVMVGKSAQVQDGVACLLAGGHLLIEDVPGVGKTTLAHALARTFGLQFSRVQFTADLMPSDLSGVSVYDRGQERFVFHPGPVFAQVLLADEINRASPKTQSALLEAMEEKQVTVEGETRPLPWPFFVIATQNPHDQLGTYALPESQLDRFLMRISLGYPDRAAERELLSGHGRRDMLETLPAMLSVQDLTALQHAVGQVHVAPPLLDYVQDLISATRSGRWFLQGLSPRAGIALMRAARAQALIAGRDYVAPDDVQAILPQCVAHRMVPVSDAGRGAVEQVRAMIDAVPLP